ATAGTTTATACGGATTAAACGAAATTTCGCTGATTATATCTCTTTGCAATCGGTTCTTCCTTCCGTGTCTTATCCGCGTTCTCTTCCAAACTTCACAACAACCAATTTTTTTTCTGCATCGTTCAAATATTCTAAGCCCTTCAATTCAATATTCACTACTTGTAACTCTATGAGTTTCATTGAATTACTTTTTCTAATTTCCTCACTTAAGTCCCCACCTTTCAAGGCAAGTAGCGTTCCTCTTTTCTTCAAAAATGGTTTCGACAACTTTATTAACTCATTTAACGGAGCAACAGCACGAGAGACAACAACATCATACTTGCCAAAAAACTCACTTCTTTTTCCAAATTCTTCAGCACGACCGCAAGCCACGTTAGTTTGTTTTAATCCCAACTTTTTCACAATTTCTGAAACTACTCTTATTTTCTTTTGAGTTGAATCGAGCAATGTAATTGAAACATTATCACAAACTATTTTAATGGGAATTCCAGGTAAACCGCCACCGGTTCCCAAATCCAAAAGCGTAGAACAATTTTCCAATTTGTTCATCAAATAAATCGAAAGCGAATGAAGTATATGATTCTCCCAAACTTGCCCTTCGTCTTTTCGGGAAATCAAATTGACTTTTTTATTTGCTTCAAGCAAGAGCGAAACGTATTTCTCTAATTGCAAAAATTGTTCACGAGAAATTGTGCGTTCGTTCTTTTCAAAGATTGATTTGTGTTCAGCGAACAATGTAGTACACATTACTTTATATTAGAAAAGAATTTCGAAGTATGTTACAAATCCAAAAAACTGTGTGGGATCCATTTTGGCTACTTCACCAGAACAACCTTTTTCGTTTCTTTGTACGACAAAATTCAATTTTGTCTCACACTCAGCCGCACAAAATAAATTCCGCTCTGAAAATTCTCTGCGTTCCATTCATGGTGTGTTTGCCTGCTTGCATTTCCTTATTGTCAAAAAGTAAGGAAACTTCCTTGCTGGAATCTGTAACTTAAAGCCTGCTCTACACTTGTGCCATTTTAAAGTTACCTGTGCAGGCAACCATCGATTGAATCCTACCGC
This genomic interval from Ignavibacteria bacterium contains the following:
- the rsmG gene encoding 16S rRNA (guanine(527)-N(7))-methyltransferase RsmG, giving the protein MCTTLFAEHKSIFEKNERTISREQFLQLEKYVSLLLEANKKVNLISRKDEGQVWENHILHSLSIYLMNKLENCSTLLDLGTGGGLPGIPIKIVCDNVSITLLDSTQKKIRVVSEIVKKLGLKQTNVACGRAEEFGKRSEFFGKYDVVVSRAVAPLNELIKLSKPFLKKRGTLLALKGGDLSEEIRKSNSMKLIELQVVNIELKGLEYLNDAEKKLVVVKFGRERG